In Deltaproteobacteria bacterium, the DNA window GGCCAACGTGCGGGCGTCGATCGCTTGCTGGCTGTTACCCGGACAGGCTCCTAGACGTCGCTCGCCTTGTTGATGATGCGCCCCACCAGCCCGTACTCCTTGGCCTGGTTGGCGTTGAGCCAGTAGTTGCGCTCGGTGTCCTGGAGCACCTTCTCGTACGGGCGGCCGGTCTCCGCGGCGATCTCGCGGTTGAGGCGCTCGCGCATCTTGATGATCTCTTCGGCCTCGATGTGGATGTCCGAGGCCTGGCCGCGCACGCCGCCGAGCGGCTGGTGCAAGAGGAAGCGCGTGAACGGCAGGCAGAGCCGGTTCTCCTTCTTCGCGCCGAGGAAGATGTGCGCGCCCGCGCTGGCCACCCAGCCGGTGCCCACGATCTTCACCTTGGGACCCACGAAGCGGATCACGTCGTGGATGGTGTCGCCCGACTCCACGTGGCCGCCCGGCGAGTTGAGGATGATGCGGATGTCGCCGTCGCCCTCGGCGGCGAGCGCGAGGAGCTGCGCGGTCACGCGCTCGGCCATCTTCATGTCCACCTCGCCGAAGATGAGCACGGTGCGCGACTTGAAGAGCGCGCGCTGCACATTCGGAGAGAGCGGATCGGGACCGTGGCTCGTGGGCTCGTCGTTCTCGTCTTCGAGGTGGATCATGAGAGGCTCCTGGAAATTGAAGGGCATCTTAATCGGCCCGGCGCGGACGTTCACGGAGAACATGCGCCAAGTGCGCAGCGCCCATCAGAAGCCGCGCCCTCGCAGCTCGCGCAAGATCCACGCGTACAGCTCGGCGGCGTCGAAGTGCTTGGACCAACCGATCTGGGCCCAGTGGTCGGCCTCCACCTCGGCGAGCACCTCGCCCCAGCGCTGAGATTCCGCGGGCACCATGCCGTCGTTCTCGCCGGCGACCTCGCGCAGGTAGAGGTGCGTGGGCACCAGCAAGGGGTTCATGCGCCGCTTCTTGCGTGAGACGCCCACCACGCTCGCGTAGTGCACGCCGCGCGCGGCGGGGACCTCGTCGTTGAAGCGCGCGAGCCGCGCGGGCGTGAGGTCGTCGATGGCGGAGACGTCGAGCCCTGCGGAGCCGAGCAGCTTCACCACCCCGCGCCGCGCGAGCCCGGAGCCCAAGGCGGCGATGGGCGTCCCGCGGTGCGGCGTGCCCAGCGTCACCAGTGAGGCCACGCGCGGCGCGAGCCCGAGCCGCGCGATGGCGTAGCGCGCGTCGAGCCCGCCCATGCTGTGGGCCACGATGTTCACGCGCTTGGCGTCGACCTCGGTGATGAAGCGCGCGAGCTCCTCGGCGCGCGTCTCCACGCCGGCTGCGGTCGCGACCTTCGCCGCGTGCACGATGTGCCCCGACTTCTCCAGCCGCGTGGGGACGCCGCGAAAGTACTGGTGCCGCGTGCCACCGAGCGCGATCTCGTCGAAGCCGAAGAGCCCATGCGCGAGCACCACGGGATAGACGGGCTTCGGCTCGCGCTTGAGGACGCGCGCGGTTACCCGGCGTCGCCGCCAGAGCGCCCAACCGCCCAGCGCGAGCGCGGCCACGAGCGCGACGACCAGCGTGGCGAGCCAGACCGTTGCGTGCGCGGGCATCTCTGTCGATTACCATGGCGCCATGTGGATTCGCGACGACGGCGCCCGGCTCTTCAAGGTCGTGATCTATGGCGCGCACGACGCGTCCGTGCGCGGGTGCATGCGCGCGATGGCCGAGAAGATCACCGGCATGCCGTTCGCGCCGCCGCTGAAGGGCGGGCCCATCACGCATGACAGCTTCGAGGTCAGCCTGGGCAAGGTGAAGAATCGCCAAACCGAGCTCCTGCTCACGTCCGCGCCGGCTGAAGGTGCGCCGCCAGCCGCTCGGCTCCTGATCCTCAAGCAGCTCGATGGCGCGATCTTCGTGAGCTCCGGGAAGGCCACCGAAGCCGATCGCACGAGCTTCGCCGAGCTGCGCGCGCTCCTCGAGCAGCTCGGTTACCCCGTCGATGAGATCCCCGTCGTCGTTCAGCTCGAGGGCTGGTGCGATTCGGTCCCGGATGCGCTCGAGAAGCTGGGCGCGACCGGTCGCACGGCAGCGCAGGTCGACACGGTTGCGGGCAAGAACGTGCTGGATGGGCTCAAGG includes these proteins:
- a CDS encoding ATP-dependent Clp protease proteolytic subunit → MIHLEDENDEPTSHGPDPLSPNVQRALFKSRTVLIFGEVDMKMAERVTAQLLALAAEGDGDIRIILNSPGGHVESGDTIHDVIRFVGPKVKIVGTGWVASAGAHIFLGAKKENRLCLPFTRFLLHQPLGGVRGQASDIHIEAEEIIKMRERLNREIAAETGRPYEKVLQDTERNYWLNANQAKEYGLVGRIINKASDV